TGTTTTACGACCGAATAGACCATCACTATAATTTTCCTTCAGTTCATTGTATTTAAGAAGAGATTAAAAATACATAAATCGTTGTGTTACTTGGTTGGGCACATGGTATGTAAATATTTCTTAATGTTTACATTGAAATTTACATTCGATTCCAATAAAATCCATCGCGCGGTAAAGCTCACTGTTTTACTTTTATATTTTAATACACGACGTTTTCTTATTTATCAGTTCCTGTTGTCTTTTAATCAAGGAGTAATGTTCTCGCGAAAGTTGAATCGAGTATGAATAATCGACAAGGTTTTGCACCAGCGATTTTGTGAGAATCGAGTGTTGAGGATTAAGTTTGATTTCAAGTGAATTGTGTCTCTATTCTCAACTTACTTTTACATGGTACTGTAGGCGGCAAGTTCCAAGCAATAGCTGGCAAGTTTCGCCAGACGTCAGCTCTTATTGAAAAACCCTTATCATGTATGCTGGGGAATTCACAATTTTGGcatttaaacatttaaaaaattatgcatgtttcagggttccccatctaaaagaattattttgatttttgtctTATTTACATCACAAGCTTGGGTGTTTTGGACATACTATATACTGGCTTTTTGTTTGAGGACGGAGGGCAGACGTTTCGTCTAGTTGTCTATCATTTCCCGTTCAGTACTTTGACACTATTAATAATTATGTAGATTTATTGGCTTctacgttttctttttttggactTGGGTATCTCAGGAAACCATGGCCTGAAACTAAAAAGAAGTCATATCGCCTGCTTGTTTTGCTTACAACACGGAATAATCGATCTACTGGCACTTCATTAATGTGATAAGCTTAGTTCATTTTTTCCCCCCTCCAAACTCAAGAACGTAAACAGCATTTACAGTTATCAGGCCTCCTTGAGAGTTTTCTCCCAAGCAAAGAATTTTGGGCAATTTTTCAACACGACTTGTGACAatcatgtgagtgaaaattCTCAGAATCCCAGGATGAAAGCCAATAACAAAGCTTGAAGCTTTTCGTGCCTGGTGCCATCAAGATTTGCATGGAGTTAGAATTTTGAAGTAAAGGCCTTTCTGGCTTCATACGCTATAAAGCTCCCTGGAAGCTCTCCACATTTGTGAATTGAGAAAACCCACTTTGCATAAGATAAAATTCATCAATCTGACTTGTGACAatcatgtgagtgaaaattCTCAGAATCCCAGAGTAAAAACCAATAACAAAGCTTGAAGATTCTCGTGTCTGGTGCCATCAAGATTTGCATGGAGTTAGAATTTTGAAGTAAAGGCCATTTAGAAATACTTTCTGGCTTCATACGCTATAAAGCTCTATGGAAGCTCTCCACATTTGTGAATTGAGAAAACCCACTTTGCATAAGATAAAATTCATCAATCACTTTTTTGTCAATTTGTCAAAATTGTCCCATGGGCAGAAATCACTTGAAAAATATGACCTGGTCAGACAAGCAAAGAATTTTGGGCAATTTTTCAACAAGACTTGTGACAatcatgtgagtgaaaattCTCAGAATCCCAGGGTGAAACCAATAACAAAACTTAAGGGGACTTCagagaggggaggggagagaggGTGATGCAAGATCACTGAAATTATGAGTAACAGCAAAAAATATATCTACAAAGAACGCcgtttttctttgctttatactagtataatattattaaattgaaagaaaaaatgaacaAGTAAGGAGAGCAAAATATGCATGCTTAGACATTAGCAAGTTAATTATCAAAAAACACAATTCTCAGAAACACTTAACTCAATTTTCACTCACATTGGGATCCAAGGATTCTTCCTCCAATTCgtccttctttttgttttcgacACCTGGGCAACCTTGCGTCTAAGAAAGTAAAACACAATCAGTGAGTATTCTGAACAAGCTTCGGCCACGTGTCTGTAATTTCAAAACAGTAGAGTACACTTTACTTTCAAACTCTCCTCTTTGGCCTGCTTTTCTTTGGCTTTCTTCTCTGCCTTGAGCCGTCTCTTGAGCTCACTGTTAtcagaaatgcaaagaaatgttaaGTAAATCGTTACAAATCTTAAGCGACCGCTGAAATGCCATGGCCACACATAAAATACACGTACTTTTTGCTAATCTTCTCTTCGCCACTGGCGTCTGCCATGTTGGACATAAAAAGGAAACCCTCATGGGTTCGGAATACTCCTGTCTGATTGGTCAAATGTGGGTAAGGCCTCCACAGCGCACGCGTAGTCCGTGCAAAAATCACCCGCGAAAACATGATCTTGGCTCGAATGCTTTCGCCGAAATTCTGAAGCCTCGAAAGTTTTCCTGAAGTCGATGGAGATCCATTGTGATTACAGTCTCCCACCACGTTCAATGTTTTACGTCTAGACGCTTTGTTTTggacatttctttcattttcgtctcaaATCCACAGAATTCACACTGACGTGTCGACATATGCATAGGCAACTGATTTACCCAGACCTCCACGAGTTCATCCACAGGACACCCACGGAATATCTGACGATTTCCAAGGGCCCTTGTCGCATTACCAGTACTTGTGGAGATCATAAATTTTGCTATGATTACTGCTTTCATTTACAAAGCGGGACtgttgaattttgtttctttgttgctGTCCAGTTCCACTAACAGGGCTAactcattattatcattattttattattattatcatcatcatcatcatcataatagtTTGATGCTAGTTTGGTTTGGAGAATTACGAATAGAGCTTAAAATATTACACTTCATAGACCAAATGGGTCAACACTGCTGGGGTGTGATCCACAGCTATCACAAGATCCTGTGAGACCCATGTATATGTATGTGATTTGCCACCTGGGAAGTCTGTATCGCAAAAATCTGTGACCTTGGTCTTGAAAGAGCTGCCTGAGGCCAcacagtttttctctatatgaacctcccagctggcaaataacatatatatacatgGATTTCATGTATACGGATCGACCCCTAAGaggtaaataacttattttcttcctctctctctctcttcctctctgaaatcacttttttaatttttgactCGCACCatgcttgatagcgaatgcagtaagaGACTTACAAACTGAAGGTTTCAAAGAGCAATATTTTCTATTTCTATACCTCCTGTctaataaaaatctgttttgaaagaCTAACCGGTagttctgtatgtaaacggattcggtgtcaaaaaatggagatttaaggtcattacacaagctcacgcaactaGGGCTAGGATTCCGCCGGGTTGGtgggcaagatagaaaaattctGCCCActcccagagccaatcagattgcagggtTTGCAGGTATGACTGCACAGTAACAACAAAGAAGTGATTTTTCAACTTACCAATTTATTTGcagattaataataatgataatattgaCAATATTATAATCATTCTTAAAATACAGTTGTAATGGCAAAACTTGTCGCTATTACAAGGCCTAtatcatttaaaaataatattattttctacTCCCAAGACTAGTTTGATGTACACCAAAGACAAGGACCCTGAAAGTaaaattgtacatgtagctgtgacCTTAAAAGTAATACTGTCTCTTTGGGTCAATGCATTCTCTCTTTGTGCTATTTACAAATATGTCACCTTCTGTAGACCTTAAAAATTCATGGTTAATGCAGAAAATACTTTGTTCATCGTGTGTACTTAAAATATTCTACATTACAAATTGAATTAAAATAAGAAATGTGCCCCATTTAGGGTAAGTTGAAAACATTTCATTgcaattgaaaataatttttgaatTCTACAGGCAATCATTATTTTACGTGACTCCTTTCTTGTGTACCAAACTTATAAACCTGTATAAGTATTGCAATGTCAATTGATATTTGGAGCATTCCACAGACCCAAAATTGGACTGGAGCAGTCttgacaataaaataacaagTTTTGAACACATCTCCTGAAAGCCACATCACCACCATTTTCACActacaaagaaaagaaagacatTTGAAAAACACTCACTATACCACTATTTTCTTAGAAttctacaaaacaatttttataagACCTTTTATCGCTTTATTGTTTCCAGGTAAATATTTAAGAGTTTTTGGTCAGTATGTCATTAGCATTTTTAAATGATTACTTATTAAGCACATGTTAAATTTCAtctttgaacttgaaaatgactgtAAAACGGTCGAAACGTTGTtgtattttaatgcaaaatatatAGTAAAATCAATTTCTAAAAATTTGTTGATTCGAATGATACTTTTAAGTTTACTGAATTTAActatcaaatttttatttttttcatcatttacTATACAATATTATTACTTAAGGAGTGATCAGtcatgaaaaagaaatactTTAAAACTTGCTTTCCCCTAAAGAATGATGGAGATAAAAACATCATGACAACAATGATTTCAATAAGTACACACACCCAACTTCTAAAATGTgatcatcaataattattttgcttTCGAAGTGTAGTGTTTGGAAGTATTCTAGAAAATGGCATGCTCCCAGACACCCCTAGAGAAAGGAGCAGTTTAATAACCCCTTGTTGATAGAGTCAGTTGCTCTACTCAAACCAGCCGTCAACTTCAAATTTGATTGAAATCCCCGTGACAATGATcttaaagtttgttttttaaaatctttgtggAATAGAGAACATTCGCGGTGTCAGCAGGGGGCCAGCAGTGAAGCCTGGAACTGAGTTTACATGATGGCCCCAGTTTAGAAATTTGACCAAGTTGAGACTGAGTACATGGATGTCATTAGGGGCCATAACCGGCGTAACACCTGTTATGGCTGAGCCCAGTCAATGTTGCAGGTGATGGTTGCTGTAGAATGAATATTCATGTagtatttaacaaattgaaatttatttataaacatgTACCTTCTAAAGAAACTATAATTGCTGCCTGATTCTAAGATGTGTTTTTGGTAAAAATCCGAACACTTTCTGTAAGAACCTTTGGAGAACACCCCTGATCGATCGTTGTTGGATTCCGATGCCATTTTCAGCAACATTATCAATGGACCGTACATGTACCCGGTACTTGATACAAATTGGATTCCACTGACCATTTTCACGGTTCTGTGATGCATCCCCATTTTCACATGGTTAGTAAATATCTTTATTCATTGTGAAGTTTATCTTTTTGACCTGTTTCATGTTCGCCACTTTTTGATtgagaaaatataaaatttgCTCCTCAGAGTGCAGGAAAATGCATTTCTGAGGGTCtaattttaagaattttctgggggagcatggcCTCAGACCCCCCTAGGGGCCCTGTATTTACATGTTATCGTTGAAATGTTGAGTGTTACACCtgtcattttaatttaatcaacAGTTAAGAGGCTGCTAATACTTGGGACAAATACTTGAATGAAAATTCAAGTGTATCTTGAAAAAGAAGCTTTATACCTTCCGGGACTTTGTGATGGCAGAAGTGAAACAGTACATagcttttatttcctttaaaattgggATTGCAATCAAATTCTCCTTTTTTGTAGGTGTGAAATTGAAATGTAGTAAACTCTAGAATTTCCACAGTTCAATACAAGGTTCAATATCTTCCTGAGACGACGAACTCCATGATTCTCCGCTACATTAAAAGAAATATTTCGCAGCACACTCAACTGGGAAAATAGCTCAACATCAAGACTGATGGCTCAACTGACCTAAAACAAAGCTGGGCCTTCACTTCATCAGTCTGGATGGTATCAGAATCAGAAAACAAAGGTCGAAAGCTAGAATTAAATACCATTTCCCAGGTCAAGCGGCTGCCGACACTGTGAATGTTCTCTATTCCACAAACATAACTGGTCATGTTCTCAAGATGATACTCAGAAGGCATTGTTTCAACTCTGTACAGCCACAAAGAAAAGCtaacagaaaataaaaacattactGAAAAGCAAGTTCATATTTCATAGTCAAATCACCACAAACAGCATCCTTGCATGTCACCCATGCTTGTAACAGTTATGGAATGATTGACAGATTTCTTCACTGGGGCAATCATGGAAAGCCCAAAACTGGCTGGTCTGATATGTTGGAAAAAAATCACCAGATGTATTAGTTTGTCTCCATTGGCCATCCTACTGCACTGTTTATTAGTAGATGGTACATGGTTGATTCCTTACTTTTCACCTCCTACTTTTCAATCACAGCTGTCTACTTGCACGAAATATGAATCCCTTGGACAACCCTGTTTTGTGCCTGaatttagggtgcgtttgattgaccctattctggatGAAGAATACAAGTCATGTACGTGTACTGATGATTTAAATGGGTATGTCtggcattttgaagcaacaaggatgataaagatatgttcaattaaaatagcattttagcaggtgtttgacaattttaatttgaattaCCCCGGTACATCTATAACTTCTATTCCGTGCATTCCTATTCCCGAATATGGTCAATAGAGCACACCCCTAATGTACCAACCTCATTCCCACAATGGACTGATTGACATAATTTCGGTAGAATTGAGGAACACCAAGGATAGCTTCTGAAAAGACTGCCAAGAATCCAACAGATTCCACAAACATTGGGAAGCTTAGCAACAAGTAGGTAACATAACCACCAACAGCAACGAATATTAACACACACAGCACATAATCCGAAAAGTGTGTCCAATCCCAAAAGTGTCTTCTTTGAAAATCTAGGTGAAGAGTAAGAGTTCAAACATTTTGTCAGTAATTTACATCCTGTATTATTTGTATTGTATCTCATGTTAGGCTAAGCTTAAGGAATACCGGTAGTCACCCAACAACATCCATTATCCTTGTAGGGGATTACAATTAAACAAGAATTAGTTTATGTAATAGCCTGTTAGTAGGCTCTTCTTATGATGAGAAAGCAATCACAAAGCAAGCAAATTTAGCCAAATCAACAGTCCACAACATGAATGAAATTAAAGCGCTTTTTGTCGGCTGTCAGTACTTGTAATTGAAACCACTGTTTAATAGGATTATTACAGTTTGTATTTCTTGCATGTTTGAATAATTATTCTCAAAGTCTAGTTAACAAGATGGCTAAGAGCGGTTCCGTTGGATGGACAAACAgttaaacaaaatttaataattattgtccagTACTGTTATATAGCAAGCCACCAGAGAGAAAAAGCTGACAGATATTGAACATATTCAATTTTCGTATATTCTTGACATTCTTACATATGTTTTCCCAGTTCAAACCAACAATTCTCATGACGCTATGTCAAATGTATGGTTGTGGGATTAAATCCCATGCTCAAATTAGTCTGCAATCTTTGtgctttcaaaataattaattaattcttccATCAGGAACAACATAACATTTCAAGTGTCCTTATCCACTTCTGCAAAAACACCCTCACAAAACAGAACTGTTCTGTTGAAGCATAACAAAACTAAACTTGTTTTTGCTCCTTAATTAATTCTAACAATTCTAAGGTCTGTAACTTCTTGATCAATACTAGTCATTGACCAATAATGTTTCAAATAATAACCTTGCGTTCCTTTCTAATTTTTGACGATGAATGATGCAagatgatgtacatgtatatgggttatttgaccaagcttgtttggtcaagatggctggatattggccaagttctatttttgcatgtttatggaccgagatgaagtcgaggtccataaccacgcaaaaaaagaacgaggtcAATAttcagccatcttgaccaaacaaggtAAATGTAAagtctgttacgagcctagaaggcccatcaggcctcCTTCCTCTTTCCTTGGACATGTCTAGACACCTTTCTTATTAATAAACCATTACTTTTGTTATAGATAACAGTTAATCATCTTCAAGAAATGATCCCTTCAATTTCCCATGTACTCACCAAGAAATGATCTTTTCCTTGCACTCATGTCACTTTCTCTTCTGATTTTAGTACAAAGCTGTAACATCACAAGCATTGCAACAATCATAATGAAACTCTGAAGTAGCAATGGCAGCTCAAAATGACGGCCAAACCTGATGATGATAAACAATAGAGAAGAAGAGGCTTTAAGTCATAATCCTCACTTCACTCACTGTGCTCTCTTGACAAAGTGCACctttatttccaaaataaaatTGCTCACAGGGATGGAGATAACAGCCAGATGTCAGTATTAAGTGACCCAAAtgatcaaagtttttgaaaattccAGCCAATCTATCATGTGTGATGTTCCTCCTAACAACAGCCCTTAATCAATGAAACAACAAACTGCAGATAGTAACTATCATTATTTTAATGTCCCAATAtgcaatttcaacaaatgaatATAACAGTGAATTGGCCTGGTCCACAGACTTAGCAGGGGGAAAACAAATGATTATTTGTTTCCATCCCTTGGTTTTAAATAAAACAACACATTCTCTCGACTGTCTTGCCTGAGGTATTTGTTATAATCATTGTCATCACAATTCATTGAGCTTAAGATTAGGtacagattaagactgagattacaACAGCAGCAGCTCTCAggattggctcagaaaacaatAGACACACagaacgatacaaaagaaacaatgaaccCTAACTCTCAAAGCAATAGAGCTgtgtcctaaagggatccaatgattttagaggttgtaaagagcagCCTGTGTCCTACATTGAATCTGGGAAACTGCTTACGACCTTTCATCTTGCGAatgaaatggtgtgttttcttcaattatTGATCTTCAATGTTCCAGAAAATGAGTGTTTTGAAAACAGTCAATCTCTTAAGGCTTTTATGTTTGTGAGGATGCTAaccagctgctttatcactaatatcaggcatttcttttgtttatgcggaaaatatcgtaattatgcggaggatgcggattttagggaattacATGGATCCACATTGCCACaacctgtcagatgccatggaTCCCATAAATAAACATTTCGCATTAGGTTACTAACTTAATGGAGAGCCAATACTCGTCCCCTATATTCCTCTTGTAGCAGCATCCCTTGAAAAACAATGCatgctatacatgtatataacaatAACTGGACGGTTATTCCATAATCTAGACATGGCTATCAGGCCTAAAATGTTACttattattttgatattattaCAACAACAAGAAATTGAGCCACTAGTTATAGTTACACTCTATTGGTACATGTACTTAAAGTCCTACtaagaccaaaaaaatcaattattttcttgtccttggatttcaaaactatgttaactgaaaATTGAGTGACCCAAGCTTTAAATCTTAATTTCAAAAGGACACCTATTTACTTTAACTGAAACTTTCCTCTTTAATGATCCGCCATTACTTTCTTTGAAATCTTGAAAGAgctgacatcaaagactcactagcttGAGAATGTAATGTGTCTGTACGCGGAGGAATTAAtgtgcagcacaggagtttcgggctttcagactttaaaactTGTGATTTGCATATCATAATAAGATGTGTTTACacgttgaaattttaagctagtgagtaaatgacatcacttttccccagacccaaccctctgaggtttgtaatggtggaccgtgaaatccaaaactcacGCTCAAAGAAAGCAGCCTTTGGATCAAaatgaaagctcaaaattttgctagtcAGGTGTTAGCCACTTtcgaaatttgaagaaaaataggAAGTGACTTTTTTATCATACTTATAGCACTTTAATAGTTTACCTAGCAActtaccaaaaaaatattctgagGATGTTAGCCACAAGCAATGCCaagcagacatgcaaagaaaaacCTTCCGCGTCCCTAGATTTCCATATGTCCCAATACTGAGGAACATAAGGAACAACAGCACCGACGATCATGGCGGCAGATGAGATCCAAGATACGGTCTGAAGAAAAAGCGTTACGAATCCCATTTTCTCAAAACTTGCGGCTACATCCACAGGATCATGCACGGCatttaaatttgtatccatGAGCCAATATCCAGTTCATACGACAAGTTGTTGAGGTGTCGCAAATGATATAGTAGATTATAAACGCTGATGATGAAGGTGAAAAGTATGGCGACCTTACGTCGCTTACGAAGATGGCACGATAAAAGGAAAATTATCCTTTCATTCCGCAGTGTATAAAATTTCCATTACAAATATTTGCTATTGTTCCATCAACCTTTTGTTCACAGAGGGAAACAAAAAATCCCTTCCAAGTAGTAGCTAACACGTCTTTTTTTGTGGTGCTTTTCACATTTCGTGTAAATTTACGTAACGCGTTTGAAGTCCACTGTGCAGAAGAACTTATTTACTTGTTAGTGTTCAATACCCCACGGTCGAAAAGAACATGGCGGTGCGCTGAAAACAATCTACTGGAGCTCTCCCCCAAAGACTCGGTTTAAGAGCATGGTAGGCCCtagtctttaaaaaaaaaaattctctattACTTGGTGTCTTATCTGaagggggaaaaaatatttttaccaATTGAAAACATACGGGTGATCAGTAAAAACAAATGATCTAACACAAGACTGACATGGTGACATTCGTTTGATCGTTAAAGAATGATTCATACTCAGGGTCTTTCTGCATGTACCGGAAAACATTGtattttggtcacttgggactagtctttatttggagttgttttgttttctgtcttttgtttcttttgttttacgtaatctgtGCTCCGGTACATACAGAAGGAACCCATATTCAGCCTTATATTCAAGCTCTTCCTTTTTATAacttattaattaaataataatttagaGAGCCCACTTTTGGTATTtgtataaaataatattcatgatatgtaattagcaatttgaagCTTAATAATTTGAGAGCAAATCGCAACTTCTATAAAACAGTTCGAGTTTGGATGTGGAAATTGCTTTTAATTTGTTGCGTAGATGTGAACTAGAAAAGTCTTCCAGAACAACAGAGAGTGTAATACCAGGCTTGTAATAGGCAAAGTCAGGTCTGTTGTTAGATTTGCTGATTCACAGCACAGGAGTTCCAGTCCCCTGTATGATGACACCCACATTTTTTGAAAATCTAGGAACAAGATTCTACCAATTCTTTTACACCTGCAAGTGCCTTGCACTTATGCTTTTGTGTGGCATTAGAGACTTTTAGATCCACGTTTGCGGCTAACCTCAAACTGCTGGAAGTCACATGACTAGCGCTTGCCGTCACGTTTGAGGGTAGGTTTTGACGTTTTCAACGGCGGAAAGTAGGTTTTCACGTAAGTAATTTACCTCAGCTCTTTATGGCATGGAAGTTACATTATCCCACGTATGAACGGGGCAGATATAAAAAGCaactttttatctttcatttcatgtgaatgaaacaatcaaaagagccgtggttttatttatttcgttgACTGAAACATCAACGCTGAGCACCGaggaaattcaatatggcggcctccGCAGCTTTGCACTTGTTTACTTAAATCTAAATGCACGAACTATCACAACTTCTAACGCCAAACTGCAAATCTCAAACCTCAGTTTGCAGTTAGCCGTAAACGTGCATGTAAGGGTCTCTATTAACAAACCATACACTGCAAGCACCCTTTAAGCACATTGTATCAACTCTTCGGAGAAGTTGGTACTATCAAGGTAAGAATAGAACTAGAAAATACTATTTCACTTTGGCTGGCCTCTTTTTCCTCTACTTCTTCATTTTTTTACAACATTTCTTTGCAGAAAGCTGGCCTCTGTTAGGTAAAAATCAGTTACACAATTATTCACACAGCCATTGAATCAGGGACATCCCTAAGCGCCGGCTGCCGGTGAAAATCGCCGCTTGAGAAAGGGTGATCGCTGGCTGAATTTTGGCCGTTGGTCTAAGCAACTGAGAAGATTACAAATTATTCTCTTCAAAGTTTAAAAGTCATTTgatgtgttaaaaaaaaatgaatatacATGTTAGTATGTGGAATTATCACTAGAATTTGTCGatactggaaatgaaataaaagagtTGTTTTAAGTACTGTTGTGCATGTCTGTATTCGCCATCTTGAAGAATGCCAGGTGTTGCAAGGCACTGGGAACAATCTTGTTACCCAGTCCCTTTGATGCTCATAGCACGAACTTATTGCTTCAATAGAACCTTCAACCAGATGAATTTATTCTTAGCTACAGTGTACATCCCTGATTGAATTATATATAAATGGAACTGCTTAATGGTAGGGACTTTGCATAGAATCCCACAGCCAGCAAGCaggttttccagtttttcttggaAGGGCGAGGTCGTGCAACTTGTGAAGAGGCAGTGAAGTGAAAGCTGTGCGGAGATTACGGCTTTGCGGCATCTTTGCCACTAACATGCGTGACTCGTGCTGCTATGAAAAACTGGGCTGTAGGCCCCAAACCGAGGACATTGAATCTAGTTGCTTCTAAACAAGCTTAAGATAGGAAAAATACTCATTTGAACTGTGacaatactaattattattgtagCATGGGAGAATTAAAGTACGCACTACTGCAGAACAAGCTGaagcaaagagaaaagaaagagacaaaaaactgaaaatttacaGAGAAGCCACTGATCGCATCAATGAAAAGGTACAGCTGCATTTCTTGCACTGTCTTTTTGAATAACACTGAAACATGCTTGATAATGGCATTTTTTTTCGAACTGTCAGCTTTGATTAAACTTGCTTGACAAACAGAAAGTTGCAAAATATTCTTGCACAGAGATTGTAGTCATTCTCCCTTACAGATGCATCTGAAGGGCTTTTAAGTATCTTTAAATGTTTTCATATAGtttttaagtgcccctgtgataaaaaaaaatcacttcctttttatCTTCAgcttttgaaagtgtgtttgcttaacacctaactggcacaatttaatttttttgaggCAGTTTACTTTGAGTGTCAGTTTTGGATTTcgtggtccgccattactcacattcaaaaatGACTGATTGGaactcagagggttggatccaagGAAAAGTGGCGTCAAAGGTTCTCTTGCTTAAAATTTTAgggtgtgaatgcagcttgttACATGTGTATCAGCAAAACGTGAGTTTAAAattctgaaagcccaaaacttctTGGCTGCATATTATTCAGAGGCATACAATTCatacacattgcattcttaaagtagtgagcctttgatgtcattttctccttgatccagctctctcaagatcttaaagttagtaatggcgaacCATGAAATAGGAAAagtccagttaaaataaacaggtgtctttttgaaaacttaaacatagatttgaaatccaaagaaaataagaatcACAGGAGCACTTTAACACA
The Montipora capricornis isolate CH-2021 chromosome 10, ASM3666992v2, whole genome shotgun sequence genome window above contains:
- the LOC138022455 gene encoding solute carrier family 66 member 2-like, whose translation is MDTNLNAVHDPVDVAASFEKMGFVTLFLQTVSWISSAAMIVGAVVPYVPQYWDIWKSRDAEGFSLHVCLALLVANILRIFFWFGRHFELPLLLQSFIMIVAMLVMLQLCTKIRRESDMSARKRSFLDFQRRHFWDWTHFSDYVLCVLIFVAVGGYVTYLLLSFPMFVESVGFLAVFSEAILGVPQFYRNYVNQSIVGMSVKMVVMWLSGDVFKTCYFIVKTAPVQFWVCGMLQISIDIAILIQVYKFGTQERSHVK